The Ruminococcus bovis genome includes a region encoding these proteins:
- a CDS encoding elongator complex protein 3, whose product MPHNGCPHQCVFCNQRNITGHSYQPTQDDVVSAIETAIKSGVDKKNTEIAFFGGSFTAIDRDYMVSLLDATKPYINDFYGIRLSTRPDAIDDEVLTLLKSYGVTSIELGAQSMCDDVLLLNERGHSATDVVNASNLIKKFNISLGLQMMIGLYGSTPEKDIETAEKLISLSPDTVRIYPTITMKDTLLEKYYNDKKYVPYSEETTINTCAKILKMFYDKKINVIRVGLHYSDELVNTSVAGYYHPAFRELCESKMFLDMLVNEIKKYPQGEFSVTVGNKFISKAIGQKKANIKVLKELGYIVTFKQSDTLKDFQFIIKERGDLCY is encoded by the coding sequence GTGCCTCACAATGGTTGTCCTCACCAATGTGTTTTTTGTAACCAAAGGAATATTACAGGTCATTCATATCAACCAACTCAAGATGATGTAGTGTCAGCAATAGAAACTGCTATAAAAAGTGGTGTTGATAAGAAAAATACCGAAATTGCTTTCTTTGGTGGTAGCTTTACTGCCATTGATAGGGATTATATGGTTTCTTTACTGGATGCTACAAAGCCGTATATTAATGACTTTTATGGTATTAGATTGTCAACAAGACCTGATGCAATAGATGATGAAGTTTTAACTTTGCTTAAAAGTTATGGTGTAACTTCAATAGAGCTTGGTGCACAGTCAATGTGTGATGATGTTCTTTTACTGAATGAAAGAGGTCATAGTGCTACTGATGTTGTAAATGCATCTAACCTTATTAAGAAATTTAATATTTCTTTAGGGTTACAAATGATGATTGGTCTTTATGGCAGTACACCTGAAAAGGATATAGAAACTGCTGAAAAATTAATCAGTCTTTCTCCTGATACTGTTAGAATTTATCCAACAATAACTATGAAAGACACATTACTTGAAAAGTATTATAACGATAAAAAATATGTTCCATATAGCGAAGAAACAACAATAAATACTTGTGCAAAAATTCTTAAAATGTTTTATGATAAAAAAATTAATGTTATTAGAGTAGGACTTCATTATTCCGATGAACTTGTTAATACTTCTGTAGCAGGTTATTATCATCCTGCTTTTAGAGAATTATGTGAAAGCAAAATGTTTCTTGATATGTTAGTAAATGAAATAAAGAAATACCCACAAGGCGAATTTTCTGTTACTGTAGGTAATAAGTTTATTTCAAAAGCTATTGGACAGAAAAAGGCAAATATTAAAGTCCTTAAAGAACTGGGATACATAGTTACTTTTAAACAAAGTGATACCCTTAAGGACTTTCAGTTTATTATTAAAGAAAGAGGTGACTTATGCTACTAA
- the rnc gene encoding ribonuclease III: MEEFEKVINYTFKDKELLKVALTHSSYANEHKKQHLKYNERLEFLGDAVLSISVSDYIFNNCPQLPEGDLTKLRASLVCEKSLFVFAKKINLGKYIYLSNGERKGGGAERPSILSDAFEAVIAAIYLDGGMEKASEFVLSFVVPEIKNHTAGKNFKDYKTKLQEIIQRNPGETLQYEVVDVSGPDHNRHFVVEVHLNSNVIGKGGGRSKKDAEQQAAREALELMGY; this comes from the coding sequence ATGGAAGAATTTGAAAAAGTAATTAACTATACATTTAAAGATAAAGAACTTTTAAAGGTGGCACTAACACATTCTTCTTATGCTAATGAGCATAAGAAGCAACACCTTAAATATAATGAGAGATTGGAATTTTTAGGTGATGCAGTACTTTCAATTTCCGTCTCTGATTATATTTTTAACAATTGCCCACAATTACCTGAAGGTGACCTTACAAAGTTAAGAGCATCTTTAGTTTGTGAAAAGAGTTTGTTTGTATTTGCCAAGAAGATTAACCTAGGCAAGTACATTTACCTAAGCAATGGCGAAAGAAAGGGTGGTGGAGCAGAAAGACCATCAATCCTTTCAGATGCTTTTGAAGCAGTTATTGCTGCTATTTATCTTGATGGTGGTATGGAAAAGGCAAGTGAGTTTGTACTTTCTTTTGTTGTACCTGAAATCAAGAACCATACAGCAGGTAAAAACTTTAAAGATTACAAAACTAAACTACAAGAAATTATCCAGAGAAATCCGGGAGAAACTTTACAGTATGAAGTTGTAGATGTTAGTGGTCCTGACCACAACAGACATTTTGTAGTTGAAGTACATCTAAACAGTAATGTAATCGGCAAAGGTGGAGGAAGAAGTAAGAAAGATGCAGAACAACAAGCTGCAAGAGAGGCTTTGGAGTTGATGGGATATTAA
- the plsX gene encoding phosphate acyltransferase PlsX: MMKIVIDAFGGDNAPLEIIKGAVKAQEHFKIEICLTGNENIIKKVAKENNIDISNIEINHTEDVIPVDETPNAIMKEYNNSSMALGLKMVANNEADGFVSAGNSGALCVGGTLIVKRLKGVKRPGFAPVLPTFNGSSFMLIDGGANLDARPEILRQFGILGSVYMEKVMHRESPRVALANVGTESHKGGDLQKDTYALLQESPVNFVGNVESREISNGACDVYVCDGFTGNILLKNYEGVAKSLSHTVTDIFKKSVKNKIGALFVYGDLMKFKETMNTDVYGGAPILGIKKPVFKAHGSSNATTIFNAVRLTIDYINANVPQVIEDSFNKLKGIK; encoded by the coding sequence ATGATGAAGATAGTAATTGATGCATTTGGTGGAGATAATGCACCTTTGGAAATTATCAAAGGTGCTGTAAAAGCTCAAGAACATTTTAAAATTGAAATTTGCCTAACCGGTAATGAAAACATTATCAAGAAAGTGGCAAAAGAAAATAATATAGATATTTCAAATATCGAAATTAACCATACAGAAGATGTTATTCCTGTTGACGAAACACCTAATGCTATTATGAAAGAATACAACAATTCCTCAATGGCACTGGGTCTAAAGATGGTTGCAAATAATGAAGCAGATGGTTTCGTTTCAGCAGGTAACAGTGGTGCTTTATGTGTAGGTGGTACTTTAATTGTTAAAAGATTAAAGGGTGTCAAGAGACCTGGTTTTGCACCGGTTTTGCCTACATTTAACGGTTCATCATTTATGCTTATTGATGGTGGTGCAAACCTTGATGCCAGACCTGAAATTCTTCGTCAATTCGGTATCTTAGGTTCTGTATATATGGAAAAAGTAATGCACAGAGAAAGTCCAAGAGTTGCCCTTGCCAATGTTGGTACAGAAAGTCATAAGGGTGGCGATTTACAGAAAGATACTTATGCTTTACTTCAAGAAAGTCCTGTTAACTTTGTTGGTAATGTAGAAAGCAGAGAAATCTCTAACGGTGCTTGTGATGTTTATGTTTGTGATGGTTTTACAGGTAATATTCTGCTAAAGAATTATGAAGGCGTTGCAAAGTCATTAAGCCATACAGTTACTGATATTTTCAAGAAAAGTGTAAAGAATAAAATCGGTGCATTATTTGTATATGGTGACCTAATGAAATTTAAGGAAACTATGAACACAGATGTTTATGGTGGTGCTCCAATTCTAGGTATCAAAAAGCCTGTATTTAAAGCACATGGCAGTTCTAATGCAACAACAATTTTCAATGCAGTTAGACTAACTATTGATTACATAAACGCAAATGTACCACAGGTTATTGAAGACTCATTTAATAAATTAAAAGGAATAAAATAA
- the trmFO gene encoding methylenetetrahydrofolate--tRNA-(uracil(54)-C(5))-methyltransferase (FADH(2)-oxidizing) TrmFO: MSINIIGGGLAGCEAAYQVAKRGIKVNLYDMKPNKKSPAHHSDKLCELVCSNSLKAARKESAAGMLKEEMRMLNSLLMKCADKSRVPAGGALAVDREIFSNLVNEEINNNPNITVINEEVMEIPDGITIIASGPLTSDLLSDKIKTMFGDSLSFYDAAAPIVKFDTVDMNKAFFASRYDKGDGDDYINCPMNKEEYDNFYEALVSAERAPVHDFDVMNPKVYEGCMPIEVMAQRGHDTIRFGPMKPVGLKDPRTGHRPWAVVQLRKENSAGIMYNLVGFQTNLKFPEQKRVFSMIPGLENAEFVRYGVMHRNTFIDSPRILNSDYSVRENKNLFFAGQITGVEGYMESASSGLMAGINAAMRYNGEQTVTLPEHTMIGSLSRYISDETVSKFQPMGANLGVLPELEQRPRDKKERAKAYSDRSFAKLTEFINSRGL, encoded by the coding sequence ATGAGTATAAATATAATAGGTGGTGGACTTGCAGGATGTGAGGCTGCATATCAAGTTGCTAAGCGTGGCATAAAGGTAAACCTTTATGATATGAAGCCTAACAAGAAAAGTCCGGCACATCATTCAGATAAATTATGTGAGCTTGTATGCTCAAACAGTCTAAAAGCAGCCAGAAAAGAAAGTGCTGCCGGTATGCTTAAAGAAGAAATGAGAATGTTAAATTCTCTGCTTATGAAGTGTGCCGATAAAAGTAGAGTACCGGCCGGTGGTGCTTTGGCAGTAGATAGAGAGATTTTTTCTAATCTGGTAAATGAAGAAATAAATAATAACCCTAATATTACTGTAATAAATGAAGAAGTTATGGAAATCCCTGATGGCATTACTATCATAGCATCAGGACCACTTACTTCTGATTTGCTTTCTGACAAAATCAAAACTATGTTCGGTGACAGTCTTTCATTTTATGATGCAGCAGCTCCAATTGTAAAGTTTGATACAGTTGATATGAACAAGGCTTTCTTTGCATCTCGTTATGATAAGGGTGACGGTGATGACTATATTAATTGTCCTATGAATAAGGAAGAGTATGACAATTTTTATGAAGCACTTGTATCAGCAGAAAGAGCACCTGTACATGACTTTGATGTAATGAATCCAAAGGTATATGAGGGTTGTATGCCAATTGAAGTTATGGCTCAAAGAGGTCATGATACTATTCGTTTTGGTCCAATGAAACCTGTAGGACTTAAAGACCCAAGAACAGGTCATAGACCATGGGCAGTAGTTCAGCTAAGAAAAGAGAACAGTGCCGGTATTATGTATAACCTAGTAGGCTTTCAAACTAACCTAAAGTTCCCTGAGCAAAAGAGAGTATTCTCTATGATTCCGGGACTAGAAAATGCTGAGTTTGTAAGATACGGTGTAATGCACAGAAATACTTTTATTGACTCACCAAGAATTCTAAACAGTGATTATTCTGTAAGAGAAAATAAAAATCTTTTCTTTGCAGGTCAAATCACAGGTGTTGAGGGTTATATGGAGTCAGCATCATCAGGATTAATGGCAGGTATAAATGCAGCTATGAGATATAACGGAGAACAAACTGTAACCTTACCTGAACATACAATGATAGGTTCTTTGTCAAGATATATCAGCGATGAAACAGTTTCTAAATTCCAACCTATGGGTGCAAATTTAGGAGTGTTACCTGAACTTGAACAAAGACCAAGGGATAAGAAAGAGAGAGCAAAGGCTTATTCTGATAGGTCATTTGCAAAGCTAACAGAATTTATAAATTCAAGAGGTTTATGA